One genomic region from Glaciimonas sp. PAMC28666 encodes:
- a CDS encoding branched-chain amino acid ABC transporter permease, with product MKPPMIANLSTILPTRPLARLPNLPHDRWQPLEIVFWLMPVAAFFLFPGYLVLISQIMIVGLFALSLDLILGYAGMVSLGHAAFFGLGAYTAGLLATYGWGEPVSGLLVAAVVAGLFGFLTSFLVVRGQDLTRLMVTLGIGLMLYEAANKAAFITGGVDGLSVVMGKLLGKFEFDLMGRTAYIYSLIVLFVLFLVLRRLVNSPFGLSLIGIREEGKRMPAIGVNVNQRLTVIYTISAALAGIAGALLAQTTQFVGLDTLGFPRSAELLIILVLGGTGRLYGALLGAAVFMLAQDYIAGLNPAYWQFWIGLLLVVIVLFARGGILGGMDKLYQRLTQRTPGEQK from the coding sequence ATGAAACCCCCGATGATTGCAAATTTATCGACTATTCTGCCGACGCGACCACTGGCGCGCTTACCGAACCTACCGCACGATCGATGGCAGCCTCTTGAAATCGTGTTCTGGTTGATGCCGGTGGCCGCTTTTTTCCTGTTCCCGGGGTATCTGGTGCTGATTAGCCAGATCATGATCGTCGGTTTATTCGCGCTATCACTTGATCTCATTCTCGGCTATGCCGGTATGGTGTCGCTCGGCCATGCCGCCTTCTTTGGACTCGGCGCTTACACCGCGGGACTTTTGGCCACATATGGCTGGGGCGAGCCGGTCTCCGGGTTGCTGGTGGCGGCGGTGGTGGCGGGACTGTTCGGATTCCTGACAAGTTTTCTGGTGGTGCGCGGGCAGGACCTGACGCGTCTGATGGTCACGCTGGGTATCGGCCTGATGCTGTACGAGGCCGCGAATAAGGCGGCCTTCATTACCGGCGGCGTCGACGGCTTGTCGGTGGTAATGGGCAAGCTATTGGGGAAATTTGAATTCGATCTTATGGGCAGGACGGCCTACATCTATAGCCTGATCGTCCTGTTTGTCCTGTTCTTGGTTTTACGCCGTCTGGTAAATTCTCCATTTGGCTTGAGCCTGATCGGGATTCGCGAAGAAGGTAAGCGCATGCCAGCGATCGGCGTCAACGTTAACCAGCGCCTGACAGTGATCTACACGATCAGTGCCGCGCTAGCCGGTATCGCTGGTGCGTTGCTGGCGCAAACGACGCAGTTTGTCGGACTTGATACTTTGGGTTTTCCGCGCTCGGCGGAGTTGCTGATCATTCTGGTGCTGGGCGGTACCGGTCGGCTGTATGGCGCATTGCTCGGCGCTGCGGTATTTATGTTGGCGCAGGACTATATCGCAGGGTTGAACCCGGCCTATTGGCAATTCTGGATCGGCTTGCTGTTGGTTGTAATCGTGCTGTTCGCCCGGGGCGGCATATTGGGCGGCATGGATAAGCTGTATCAGCGCCTGACGCAGCGGACGCCGGGAGAACAGAAGTGA
- a CDS encoding ABC transporter ATP-binding protein codes for MAELLALKNVTAGYGESVVLENISFVMQEGDSLALLGRNGVGKTSLLVTLMGLTRLHGGAICWRKGDIAQVPTYKRAHAGLGWVPQERHMFPSLTVEEHLTVVARPGEWTLQKMYAIFPRLHERRANMGNQLSGGEQQMLAIARALMVNPRLLLLDEPMEGLAPIIVQELMGVIRSLVSDKGMSVIVVEQHARLALSLTQRAIVLDRGRIVHDSDSASLLADADTLNRLVAVA; via the coding sequence ATGGCTGAGTTGCTCGCACTGAAGAACGTGACCGCTGGCTATGGCGAGTCGGTGGTTTTGGAAAACATTTCGTTTGTGATGCAGGAAGGTGACAGTCTCGCATTACTGGGACGCAACGGGGTCGGCAAGACTAGCCTGCTGGTCACTTTGATGGGGCTGACCCGATTGCATGGCGGAGCGATTTGCTGGCGCAAGGGCGATATCGCGCAGGTGCCGACCTATAAGAGGGCGCATGCCGGCCTCGGTTGGGTGCCGCAGGAACGCCATATGTTCCCATCGCTAACAGTCGAGGAGCATCTGACCGTGGTGGCGCGTCCGGGTGAATGGACGCTGCAAAAAATGTATGCCATATTCCCGCGCCTGCATGAGCGCCGCGCCAACATGGGTAATCAGCTCTCGGGCGGCGAACAACAGATGCTCGCCATCGCTCGCGCCCTGATGGTGAATCCACGCTTGCTGTTGCTGGATGAGCCGATGGAGGGATTGGCGCCGATTATCGTGCAGGAATTGATGGGTGTAATCCGCAGCCTGGTGAGCGACAAGGGCATGTCGGTAATCGTGGTCGAACAGCATGCCCGTTTGGCGCTGTCGTTGACTCAGCGCGCTATCGTGCTGGATCGCGGCAGGATTGTGCACGATTCCGATAGCGCAAGTTTGCTAGCTGATGCGGATACCCTGAATAGGCTGGTGGCGGTTGCATGA
- a CDS encoding ABC transporter ATP-binding protein — MNTNTTLRTEGLCKQWGAFKANSDVSLTFAPGARHALIGPNGAGKTTFINLLTGSFAPTGGKVFFGEEDITGLSQHARVKRGMTRTFQINTLFAGLTVLESIILAICERRGLRYRWYQTVAQQHAAIDEAMALLVSLKLTREANSITRSLAYGKQRLVEIALALATQPKILLLDEPAAGIPSSESTELFEVIAQLPRDVTIVFIEHDMGLVFRFAERITVLVGGQVLTEGTPAEIAADKRVKEVYLGEAEHG; from the coding sequence GTGAATACCAACACCACACTCAGAACCGAAGGCTTATGCAAACAATGGGGTGCTTTCAAGGCCAATAGTGATGTAAGCCTCACCTTCGCACCAGGCGCACGGCATGCGCTGATTGGTCCTAACGGTGCCGGCAAGACCACTTTCATCAACTTGCTGACCGGCAGTTTTGCGCCGACGGGCGGCAAGGTTTTTTTCGGAGAGGAAGACATTACTGGACTTTCTCAGCATGCGCGTGTCAAGCGGGGCATGACTCGGACCTTCCAGATCAATACGTTGTTTGCCGGATTGACCGTGCTGGAATCGATCATTTTAGCGATTTGCGAGCGGCGTGGCTTGCGTTATCGGTGGTATCAGACGGTGGCCCAACAACATGCTGCAATCGACGAGGCAATGGCCTTGCTGGTAAGTCTGAAGTTGACGCGTGAAGCCAACAGCATCACGCGCAGTCTGGCCTATGGCAAGCAACGACTGGTCGAAATTGCGCTGGCGTTGGCAACCCAACCCAAGATATTGCTGCTCGATGAGCCGGCTGCCGGCATTCCTTCCTCCGAGAGTACAGAGCTGTTTGAAGTGATTGCGCAGTTGCCACGCGACGTGACCATCGTCTTTATCGAACACGATATGGGATTGGTATTTCGTTTTGCCGAGCGGATTACAGTGTTGGTCGGCGGCCAGGTCCTGACCGAAGGAACACCGGCAGAAATTGCAGCCGACAAACGCGTCAAGGAAGTGTATTTGGGGGAAGCGGAACATGGCTGA
- the nagA gene encoding N-acetylglucosamine-6-phosphate deacetylase, with amino-acid sequence MNLQLGGNLLTPDGWIHGEITFGDRIGGINGAPVNPADNNDVYILPGFIDLHVHGGGGVDIMEANGAGAVVARLHARHGTTAFLATTMTAPGIEIERALNDLAPMRQQRTAGGARMLGIHLEGPYINAGKLGAQPDFARCGVAEEVSRYNDIVPVKLVTIAPEVSGHAALIETLVANDIQVQLGHTLGSYEDGVEALKRGAGSFAHLFNAMTGLHHREPGMVGAALAHADFAEIIPDLLHVHPGAIRTALRCIPHLYCVTDSTAAAGMPDGNYLLGGQTITKCLGGVRLADGTLAGSTLTMDQALRNLVAIGLTIHDASNRLSANPARFLGITDRGRLAQNCWADLVVLDRHLQLKSVYIEGELIDITHA; translated from the coding sequence ATGAACCTACAACTTGGCGGTAACCTTCTGACGCCGGATGGTTGGATACATGGTGAGATCACCTTTGGTGATCGGATTGGCGGTATCAACGGCGCACCGGTTAATCCGGCTGACAACAATGATGTTTACATTCTTCCGGGATTTATAGACCTGCATGTCCATGGCGGCGGCGGTGTCGATATCATGGAGGCCAATGGCGCCGGCGCAGTGGTAGCGCGTTTGCATGCACGCCATGGAACGACCGCATTCCTGGCAACCACGATGACAGCCCCAGGCATTGAAATCGAGCGGGCGCTAAACGATCTGGCACCCATGCGTCAACAACGCACCGCAGGTGGCGCACGGATGCTGGGGATTCATCTGGAAGGCCCGTATATCAACGCAGGCAAACTCGGCGCACAACCGGATTTTGCGCGCTGTGGTGTCGCCGAAGAAGTGTCGCGCTACAACGATATCGTACCGGTGAAACTGGTAACGATTGCCCCTGAAGTAAGCGGTCACGCTGCATTAATTGAAACTTTAGTAGCAAACGATATCCAGGTCCAGCTTGGACACACGCTGGGTAGTTATGAAGATGGTGTGGAGGCATTGAAACGTGGTGCTGGCAGCTTTGCGCATCTGTTTAATGCGATGACCGGTCTTCATCACCGCGAACCTGGCATGGTCGGTGCCGCATTGGCGCACGCCGATTTTGCAGAGATTATTCCCGATCTGTTGCATGTACATCCTGGTGCAATCCGGACCGCTTTACGCTGTATTCCGCACCTGTACTGCGTGACCGATTCAACCGCCGCAGCCGGTATGCCAGACGGCAATTATCTGTTAGGCGGCCAGACTATTACCAAGTGCCTGGGTGGCGTCAGACTGGCAGATGGAACGCTGGCTGGCAGCACGCTGACGATGGATCAGGCGTTGCGTAATCTGGTTGCTATTGGCCTGACGATTCATGATGCATCGAATCGCTTGTCGGCCAATCCGGCACGTTTTCTCGGTATCACGGACCGGGGGCGACTGGCACAGAATTGCTGGGCAGATCTGGTGGTATTAGATCGCCATTTACAACTTAAATCAGTCTATATAGAAGGAGAGTTAATTGACATCACTCATGCTTAA
- a CDS encoding ROK family protein, protein MSINKPIDTLLAIDIGGTKIAAAWVNKGQIIERRQQPMATEPTGFMDAINQLVLGWPAPERVAVAATGYIDGGKVYSVNQHIIEFWDGFPLELHLNTRFACPVVLMNDGQAAAWGEYLVRKSSTVSIAPESLLFITLSTGVGGGLVLDQQLRIGRQGLAGHIGHTTLSRGPVDGDVQCGCGRCDCLEKVASGTALARQASAVFGRRIDSKELFAMARTNSEAEAIIDNAAMAVAEAISNFQMILDIDEVVIGGSVGLADGMLERIRQALAQGSRLAQVPVTAALLGADAGLAGIMQWSQV, encoded by the coding sequence ATTGATATAGGCGGTACCAAAATTGCCGCTGCCTGGGTAAATAAGGGGCAGATCATCGAACGTCGCCAGCAACCGATGGCGACCGAACCGACCGGTTTTATGGACGCCATCAACCAATTGGTGTTGGGTTGGCCTGCACCGGAGCGGGTTGCGGTCGCGGCAACAGGCTATATCGATGGTGGCAAGGTGTATTCAGTGAATCAGCACATCATCGAATTTTGGGATGGCTTTCCATTGGAGCTTCATCTGAATACACGCTTTGCCTGCCCGGTAGTGTTAATGAACGATGGGCAAGCGGCGGCTTGGGGAGAGTACTTGGTCCGTAAAAGCTCTACAGTCTCGATTGCTCCAGAGAGTCTGCTGTTTATCACACTATCGACGGGGGTTGGTGGTGGGCTGGTCTTGGATCAGCAACTGCGTATCGGACGGCAGGGACTTGCTGGCCATATAGGACATACAACGCTATCCCGTGGACCTGTTGACGGCGATGTACAGTGCGGCTGCGGTCGATGCGACTGTCTCGAAAAAGTGGCATCCGGTACCGCACTTGCACGCCAGGCAAGCGCTGTGTTTGGCCGTCGCATCGACAGCAAGGAGTTGTTCGCCATGGCCCGAACAAACTCCGAGGCGGAGGCAATTATTGACAATGCGGCGATGGCGGTGGCGGAGGCAATCAGTAATTTTCAGATGATACTGGATATCGACGAAGTCGTGATCGGTGGCAGCGTCGGGCTGGCTGACGGCATGCTCGAACGCATACGTCAGGCGCTGGCGCAAGGTTCCAGGTTGGCGCAGGTGCCGGTCACTGCGGCGCTGCTTGGTGCAGATGCGGGTCTGGCTGGAATCATGCAATGGTCTCAAGTGTGA
- a CDS encoding branched-chain amino acid ABC transporter permease, which yields MISNFIGVLFDGIAYGSLLFLISVGLSVTMGLMNFVNLAHGAFAMLGGYVCVMLMSRMGVPFLLSLPLAFVVSAVAGLILERLLYRRLYKASHLDQVLFSIGLTFMAVAGATYLWGPSQQPVNLPDWLRGQVRFLGLDVGAYRLFLIGVVVLITLALGILLERTRFGAQIRASVDNQQAAAGLGINVSRVFSLTFALGSGLAGLGGGLGIDVLGLDPTFPIKYMVYFLLVVVVGGAGTIKGPLLAALILGVFDVAGKYYVPDIGAFVIYGLMVVLLILFPVGLIRRRA from the coding sequence ATGATCAGCAATTTTATTGGCGTGCTGTTTGATGGCATTGCTTACGGCAGTTTGTTGTTTTTAATCAGCGTCGGCCTGTCGGTAACGATGGGGTTGATGAACTTTGTCAATCTGGCGCACGGTGCTTTCGCGATGCTGGGCGGTTACGTCTGCGTTATGTTGATGTCCCGAATGGGAGTGCCGTTCCTGTTGTCGCTGCCGCTGGCATTTGTTGTCAGCGCCGTTGCAGGGCTGATCCTGGAGCGGTTGCTGTATCGGCGGCTATACAAGGCTAGTCATCTGGACCAAGTCCTTTTTTCCATCGGGCTGACCTTCATGGCAGTCGCTGGTGCCACGTACCTTTGGGGCCCCTCCCAGCAGCCGGTCAATTTGCCCGATTGGCTGCGCGGACAGGTCCGTTTCCTGGGCCTTGACGTGGGTGCGTATCGGCTGTTCCTGATTGGAGTGGTGGTACTCATCACGCTAGCGTTAGGTATCTTGCTTGAGCGCACCCGTTTCGGTGCCCAGATCCGCGCCTCGGTCGATAATCAGCAAGCTGCGGCCGGTCTCGGGATCAACGTCAGTCGCGTGTTCAGTCTGACTTTTGCGCTGGGCTCCGGTCTGGCTGGCTTGGGCGGCGGCCTTGGTATTGATGTGCTTGGACTCGATCCTACCTTCCCGATTAAATATATGGTGTACTTCCTGTTGGTCGTCGTTGTTGGCGGCGCTGGAACCATCAAGGGGCCGCTTTTGGCAGCGCTTATTCTGGGTGTTTTCGATGTGGCTGGCAAATATTACGTACCCGACATTGGCGCTTTCGTCATCTATGGATTGATGGTCGTGTTGCTGATTCTGTTTCCCGTAGGATTGATCAGGAGGCGCGCATGA
- a CDS encoding SIS domain-containing protein: MTSLMLKEARAAAQAVAAQFTQNTAIYAELGAKLRAQPPRSVVTIARGSSDHASAYFAYLVMAQLGKLVTSLPMSLITLYRSPIEAAEVLAVAVSQSGQSPDLIGPMRYLRDGGATTVAMVNDPVSPLAEASEWVLPLVAGPEKSVAATKSFIASLTASAALVAHWANDQPMLAALVKLPEQLALASVQDWSAAFSILGNADRIMVLGRGWSHSIAMEAALKFKETCAIQAEAFSSAEVEHGPMALVEEGYPILIFATRGPAQEGLIATAREMRARGARVLLAAPPDVAERDLTLFIADLPALDPILAIQSFYPMVEAVARLRGFDPDVPRHLSKVTKTH; the protein is encoded by the coding sequence TTGACATCACTCATGCTTAAAGAGGCACGTGCAGCCGCCCAGGCGGTCGCCGCCCAGTTTACCCAGAACACAGCGATCTACGCTGAGCTTGGAGCGAAACTACGCGCGCAACCTCCGCGGTCGGTAGTCACCATCGCGCGCGGTAGTTCTGACCACGCCTCGGCTTATTTCGCCTATCTGGTGATGGCGCAGTTAGGAAAACTGGTGACTTCATTGCCGATGTCCCTGATTACCCTGTATCGCTCGCCCATCGAGGCTGCCGAGGTGCTGGCGGTCGCCGTCTCGCAATCGGGGCAAAGTCCTGATTTGATCGGACCGATGCGTTATCTGCGTGATGGCGGCGCAACGACGGTTGCCATGGTGAACGATCCGGTTTCTCCGTTAGCGGAGGCCAGTGAATGGGTCCTTCCGCTAGTCGCCGGGCCAGAAAAAAGTGTCGCTGCCACCAAGAGCTTTATTGCCAGCCTGACTGCCAGCGCTGCATTAGTGGCGCATTGGGCTAATGACCAACCGATGCTCGCAGCGCTGGTAAAGTTACCTGAGCAACTCGCGCTCGCATCCGTGCAAGACTGGAGTGCAGCCTTTAGCATTTTGGGCAATGCTGACCGGATTATGGTTTTGGGGCGCGGTTGGAGTCATTCGATAGCGATGGAAGCGGCACTGAAATTTAAGGAAACCTGTGCAATTCAGGCGGAAGCGTTTTCGAGCGCGGAGGTCGAACATGGTCCGATGGCGCTCGTGGAGGAGGGCTATCCGATTTTGATATTCGCCACGCGTGGCCCAGCGCAGGAAGGCTTAATCGCCACAGCGCGGGAAATGCGTGCACGTGGAGCGCGTGTCTTGCTGGCGGCTCCGCCTGATGTAGCGGAACGTGATTTGACGTTGTTTATTGCAGACCTGCCTGCGCTAGATCCGATTCTGGCTATTCAAAGCTTCTATCCGATGGTGGAAGCGGTGGCGCGACTGCGGGGTTTCGACCCGGATGTGCCGCGTCACCTCTCTAAGGTGACTAAAACACACTAA
- a CDS encoding MarR family winged helix-turn-helix transcriptional regulator has product MVRPSPQKTPPQHADDLSEHPGHLLRRAQQISVSIFYDELGIDVTPIQYAVLRTLADHPGIDQVSLAGLVAIDTSTGATVCVRLEEKGWLVRKIAAHDRRQRALTLTAAGEALLLDLIPAFQRIRKRLLAPLSGDEQLQFMHLLDKLVRLNNDQSRAPLASRSE; this is encoded by the coding sequence ATGGTCCGACCCTCTCCACAGAAAACACCGCCACAGCACGCCGACGACTTGTCAGAGCATCCCGGCCATTTACTGCGACGGGCCCAGCAAATATCGGTTTCCATCTTTTATGATGAGCTGGGCATCGATGTAACGCCGATTCAATATGCGGTGTTGCGTACCCTGGCCGACCATCCCGGCATCGACCAGGTCTCGTTGGCTGGCCTGGTCGCCATCGACACCTCGACTGGCGCGACCGTATGCGTCCGGTTGGAAGAAAAAGGCTGGCTGGTGCGCAAGATTGCGGCGCATGACCGCCGTCAACGCGCACTGACGCTGACCGCCGCGGGTGAAGCGCTCTTGCTCGACCTGATCCCAGCATTCCAACGCATCAGGAAGCGCTTGCTGGCGCCGCTATCGGGAGACGAGCAACTGCAGTTCATGCACTTGCTGGACAAGTTGGTAAGGTTAAATAATGATCAAAGCCGTGCGCCGCTTGCCAGTCGTTCGGAATAA
- a CDS encoding aromatic ring-hydroxylating dioxygenase subunit alpha, translating to MFPKNTWYVAGSSDEIAEKPLGRQICGEKIVFYRAAEGKVAAVEDFCPHRGAPLSLGFVRDGQLVCGYHGLEMGCDGKVVAMPGQRVRGFPCIRSFPVVERYGFIWVWTGDKQLADPDLIHHLEWADNPEWAYGGGLYHINCEYRLMIDNLMDLTHETYIHASSIGQKEIDESPVNTKVEGDMVITSRHIENIMAPPFWSAALRANHLADDVPVDRWQICRFTPPSHVMIEVGVAHAGNGGYDAEPQHKVASIVVDFITPETETSHWYFWGMARNFKPQDAALTASIREGQGKIFSEDREMLERQQKNLLAHPERKLLMLNIDAGGVQSRRMLDRMMAQEQQPASVATPTETEN from the coding sequence ATGTTCCCAAAAAACACCTGGTATGTGGCTGGCAGCTCCGATGAGATTGCCGAGAAGCCGTTGGGTCGACAGATTTGTGGCGAAAAGATTGTTTTTTATCGCGCCGCTGAGGGCAAGGTCGCTGCGGTGGAAGATTTTTGTCCACACCGGGGCGCACCACTTTCGCTTGGCTTTGTGCGCGATGGCCAGTTGGTGTGTGGCTATCACGGCCTGGAGATGGGCTGCGACGGCAAGGTGGTTGCCATGCCCGGACAGCGCGTACGCGGCTTCCCCTGCATCAGGAGCTTTCCGGTGGTGGAGCGCTACGGCTTCATCTGGGTCTGGACCGGCGACAAACAATTAGCCGATCCTGATTTGATTCACCATCTCGAATGGGCCGACAACCCGGAATGGGCCTACGGCGGCGGTTTGTATCATATCAATTGCGAATACCGCCTGATGATCGACAACCTGATGGACCTGACGCATGAAACGTATATTCATGCGTCCAGCATCGGACAAAAGGAAATCGACGAAAGCCCGGTGAACACCAAAGTCGAAGGCGACATGGTAATCACCAGTCGCCATATTGAAAACATCATGGCACCGCCGTTCTGGTCCGCCGCGCTGCGTGCCAACCATCTGGCCGATGATGTGCCGGTTGATCGCTGGCAAATCTGCCGTTTCACTCCTCCTAGCCACGTGATGATCGAAGTCGGCGTGGCACATGCCGGTAACGGCGGCTACGACGCTGAGCCGCAACATAAGGTGGCTAGCATCGTGGTGGATTTTATTACGCCAGAAACCGAAACGTCGCACTGGTACTTCTGGGGCATGGCGCGCAATTTCAAGCCGCAGGACGCGGCGCTGACCGCTTCTATTCGTGAAGGGCAGGGCAAAATTTTCAGCGAAGACAGGGAAATGCTGGAGCGTCAGCAAAAGAATTTGCTGGCCCATCCTGAGCGTAAGTTGCTGATGCTTAACATCGACGCCGGCGGCGTGCAGTCGCGTCGTATGCTGGACCGGATGATGGCGCAAGAGCAGCAACCGGCGTCCGTTGCGACCCCAACTGAAACAGAAAATTAA